GAGAGCTTCCTATTGAAGCATTAACCATGGCACATTTTGCTAAATTTCTTACTTCTCTCAATAATACTTCATTAATACAGTAGCTTCTACATTATAATAAGAGCAatgtattcattcatttgttcattcattcatttctacaGACATGGATGATTGTTTGCCATGCCCAGAAGGACAGTATCCAAACAACCACCATGATTCATGCCTCCCAAAACAGGTAGTTTTCCTGTCTTATGAAGACCTATTAGGAACAACTTTGGCCACTACTGCACTCATCTTTGCTTGCATTGCCACTGTGGTGCTTGGGATCTTCATCAAATACCAGGACACTCCCATAGTCAAGGCCAACAATCGGAACATCACCTACCTTCTTCTTGTCTCCCTTGTGCTCTCATTCCTTTGCAGCTTGTTATTCATTGGAAAACCTGAAAAGGTGACCTGCCTTTTGCGACAAACTGCTTTTGGGATTGTCTTCTCGGTAGCTATTTCTTGTGTATTAGCCAAAACCATCATTGTCATTTTAGCTTTCATGGCTTCAGTGCCAGGATCCAAGATGAGGGGATGGCTGGGCAAACAGTTAGATAATTACATTGTTGTTTCCTGCTCCCTCATTCAAGTTGTTGTTTGTACCATATGGCTTGCAATCTCACCCCCATACCCAGATGCTGATATGAATTTAGTGGCAGATGAAATCATCCTAGGATGCAACGAAGGCTCTACAGTCATGTTTTACTGTGTCTTATTCTACCTGCTTTTCCTTGCCATTGTTGGTTTCAGTGTGGCTTTTCAAGGTCGCCATTTACCAGACAGTTTTAATGAGACCAAGttcatcttcttcagcctgtTGTGTTTTTGCAGTGTGTGGTTGTCCTTTTTCCCAACCTATCTGAGCACCAAGGGGAAATACATGGTAGCTGTGGAGATCTTTTCCATATTGTCATCTAGTGTAGGATTACTAGGCTGcatatttttccccaaatgctttGTCATTCTACTAAGGCCTGATCTGAATACTAAAAAACAATTAATGAGAGGCAAGAAAGAAGGAATGTAATTCCATAACTGGttcactgaaagaaaaaaaatcattgaagaCCACTCAGGAACTAGAACTGATCCAGAATGAAGCTATTGGAAGTCATGGGAATCCTCTTATTATTTCTGAGTGCACGTAACATTTTTTACCTTAGAACTCTCCAAAAATTGGTGAAACCAATTATGACCCCAGATATTTCCACCCTTACTTCAGTAAATGGAATATAAACAATGAAACACCTACTCCCCTGACATaatattttcaatttctttccttccttcttttatgaAATTTTATGGGGAAAACATGAATACACTGTACAGTAGgagttttaagggggaaaaaatgacttcaATATTCAAATTACATTGTCATAATAATGGTCATCCCATtagtttttgttctgtttttaccCAAAACATCTCTAATGATATCCTAAATTCTTACTGTCAGGTATTAAAGAAATATAACTTCTTGCAAAACAAAAGGACAGCCAACTATTATGGCTAAAGATAATCCATAGCTTACAAAAGTCTCACAttactaccattaatcttctcatcgttcctgtcatccatctccttccacttatgactgtaactttgttgcttgtatccagtggtgggattcaaaaaatttaacaaccagttctctgccctaatgatttcttccaacaaccagttcaccaaattgctcagaaagttaacaaccggttctcctgaagtggtgcgaactggctgaatcccaccattgcttgtatccttacgatttatactgatattgattgtttcctgtgtcagctttggaagccatactaggcctgaAGCTTCCTTGTTGCCACTTTcttgtgtgtgggaaagtaggaggggggaggggagttagtagaggggcccattagacacaataacattcttcctctCAGTAAAGATCAGGCCGGTCCTGCAGCTGGAGAATGAGTGgtcagagtgatgtctcgagatgggacggttggcgattggagcatgtgatcggcagagaagTTAGGGGTTGGTtttggagttttgatttactgagggaatacCCTCaaattcggattttcccagatgtgccagtttaccttctagtaaaagaactttgaaagatgcctgcttcagagtttttacttggggagggggctttctggcttattgcttatttgtaggctatgactatcattaagtgttgtaccttgatgaaggtatcttttcttttatgtacactgagaacatatgaacgaagacaaattccttgtgtgtccaatcacacttggccaataaaattctattctattctattctattctattctattctattctattctattctattctattctattctattctattcttaaaaaggtATTAAAAATTAGGCAAATTTCAGTTTCTTCTACAATGATTACAGTGGAAGTTTTAACTATAAAAATAGCTGAGCTTGTAGAAATGGAAAAGATGGTCAATCTGGTCAGAGGAAAAAAACCAGAGCAAAAATATTTGACAGCCTGGAAAGATACAGAAGttttgttgaaagaagaaaagatcaaATTTAGGATTTCTAGGATTGGGaaataaataacagaacaacagagttgaaggTATCTTGGacatcttctggtccaaccccctgctcaagcaggagatcctgtaccattccagacaaaaggttgtccagtctcttcttaaaaatctcccatGATcaaaacccacaacttctgaaggcaagccattccattggttaattgttctcactgttaagaaatttctacttagttccAGACTAGTTCATCCCTTAATTATTTCcactcattgtttcttgtccttgaCCCATTCTTCTGTTCTTCTATTACCCAATAGAAGGAAGTACAGAAGACATACCtatgttttcttctcttttcattcattttcttttccttactTTCTACCTttgcttattttgtttttatactgtattgaaTATACACTGTTTTGGTGTGTGTGTTCCCTGGATGGgtgtgcaaacacacacacacaaaagagacagatacatacatacaaaaaatCAATAGAGTTGGGGACATCCAAAACGGGCAGCTAAACCTCATCACAGAGAGGAGGCGCTGCTATACAGAAATCTTTCAAAGAAATTGATTGGGAAGATGCCAGCTCAGATGCCATAAACTTTAATCAGTTGAGCACTGAAAATTTTGGAAAGAACATAGAATTCAAAATTGGTACATATCCTTCCATCACACTGTAATTATGAAATAACCACAATTATTGCTGCATGGTGACTTCCTGGTTTATGAACATTCCCTCGGGATAGGAGGATAAGTGAACAGTCAAGTGTACTAACATCACATGTTACATTGATATAAACAATGATGTCACATTCTCTTTCCTGAAGGAGAAGAGAGGTAGAACTACACTGCTGGGATTATCGGTAGATGATTCTATATGGTTCTGGCTTTTAATCAGCCGAGTCCTTCCATGTGGTGTTAAAAAAATCAATGAGTGGGTCAGACTATTTGGAATAAAGCAGGAAGGTTCTCAATGATGTTATTTCTGGCGTTGATGATAGTCTTAGCAGTTGTACTTTATGGCCAGAGAACGATTCCTTTAGCTAAATGTCCTGTTAAGGCACCGCTGTCTATTGTCCACAAGTATTACCAGCCTGGGGATTTCATCATTGCTAGCATTACCTCTCTAGTCTTCATTTTTTCAAGTCCAGCAACTTtccagaagccaccttctgatgaaACTTTTGATGATCTTTTGTAAGTACAGTAGGCTGGGGGAGACAAATTTCCTATGGGTCTAGATCAgttgtcaccaaccagtggttttTGGACCACTGGTGggttgagaaaattttggtggtccacagaaaaattatttgcatttttatattgcactaattactatttatcttttttaaaaaaaaaaaatcgtattagtggtccacgggatttaaaattatgaatttagtggtcccataggtccaaaaggttggtgatccctggtcTAGATAGTACTTGTGCTACTTATATCATGTAAGGATTTTCTCTAAAGCTCACAGTTTGGaatgagaggaaaagaaagggatgGCAAATTTTGTTTAACgctttgtgatttttttaaaaaagtccatgCACCTATTTTTTTGAATATTTCAAATTATGAAAGATATGATAGTATCCAGCATTCAGATGTTTTCTATAATTATCTACTAATATGAATGTGAGACATAATCATTTCATCTATAGGTGATTTGATAATATAGATATACATTATATTCTGGAAGACTACAATGAGAAAAAGGAAGCTACTAAAATGCATCTGAGAAAAAGGAAGCTACTAAAATGCATCTCTAGGGAAAAAATGCTTCTCTGAAGGAAAATtgttatctactgtatctatatagaatagaatagaatagagtagagtagagtagaatagaatagaatagaatagaatagaatagaatagaatagaatagaatagaatagaatagaattttttattggccaagtgtgattggatacacaaggaatttgtcttggtgcatatgctctcagtgtacagaaaagaaaagataccttcatcaaggtacaacatttacaacacaaatgatgggcaatatatcaatataaatcataaggattgtcagcaacaaagttacagtcatacagtcataagtggaaagagattggtgatgggaacgatgagaaggttaatagtagtgcagatttagtaaatagtttgacagtgttgtgtttagcagagtgatggccttcgggaaaaaactgttcttgtgtttagttgttctggtgtgcagtgctctatagtgtcattttgagggtaggagttgaaacagtttatgtcctggatgtgagggatctgtaaatattttcacggccctcttcttgattcgtgcagcatacaggtcctcaatggaaggcaggttggtagcaattattttttctgcagttctaattatcctctgaagtctgtgtttttcttgttgggttgcagaaccgaaccagacagttatagaggtgcaaatgacagattcaataattcctctgtatctaataataattctatgtatcatctatctctatctatctatgtatctatctatgtctatctatctatgtatcatctatctctatcatctatcatgtacctatctatttatctatcactctatgtatctacctatcatctatttttGCCAGTagttatgtactgtatataattataatataatacatataaataatATAGAGATATCCCtacaaatatatacagaatatataAAAAGTGAAAAACAGTTAAAGAAAGCAAATAAAGATAAGACAGTACAATGTATCACGTTTCTGACttacctttttttaaacatttgctaATTTGCCCTACATCCTCCCTGCTCTCTTTAGATTAATCCAAATTGTCAGCTATACATTCATATTTCATGGTTTTCCTCTGTAGGGCAGTTATATATTCTTGTCCCaatttctattgttttaatttgtgttgTGTTTTTTGACATGTGTTTCTTGGAGGCACAAAATAGcttcattttgtgtgtgtttttttaatttatggaaCACTTTCCTACATTTTTATGGTCAATTTATTTCATTGGTGTGGAtttatattgtaaatgtacatacatatgaaaaaagaatacttaTTCCATACAAtaagtctcctattttcaagGGGCCAATTATGAGAATGACCGTGTCAGGATAGAATTAGTAATAAGATATTAAGAATGTGATAACCTGGAACCTATTGCTCATAACCTAGGATGTTCACTCAGAATTACCAGCACATCCTGGCTTTGATTTTTGCCGTGAAGGAACTCAATGAAAATACCCAACTCTTACCCAATGTCAGTTTTGGCTTCCACATCTTAAACAGCTACTTTGTGGCAAAGTGGACCTATCTAGCCTCAATGGAACTTCTATCCACTCAGGACAAATTCACCCCAAACTACAAATGTGATATTTGGAATAAGATTGTGGGAGTCATTGGGGGACCTACTTCTGAAGTCTGTCTCGACATGACAAATATCTTGAGCACCTATAAGATTCCACaggtaaaaaacaaaaatttaggTTTGCTATGTTTAAGATACCTTACTAAATGAGAGATAGAAAATCATAAACTTAGTCATTTACTAGATGTATTTATGAAGCATTGCAAAAGTAGTTGATCAATATATAATTAGCTGTGGAAAAAGCTGCACACTTTGttgtatttataataaattagAATATGGGTAGCCCTCACTTATGATTAGAATGGATCTTGGAATTGCTCTCATGACAGGTGTAAGTTGAGGCATATATGTGACcagccagtttccagcaaaaaagattgtaaattaTGTCAATGTCAGACCACTACaaaaaaggggcatgcataagagcacaagagtgcctacggttcctgtcctattgttttctttcgttatatccaattattgttttctttcgttatatccaattaatatagttattacatactcatacttatatatatgctcatatattgtatagctatttcatgcttcatatatactatgtgacaaaataaataaataaaataaaataaaataaatcaggtgTAAAGACATGCCCAGAATACATTCATATGTCTACAGAGGGAGTGACACCATTAGAATTCCACAACAGAGTTCTAAGtacttcttgggggggggggtccatcATAATTTAATCTTCTTAAGCAAAGACTACATATATTTTGCAATAATACATCCATATGTCactatatattctatattttccaAGAAACCCTGTTTTAGGGACTTTGAAAAAAAGCCGTGGAAAGTCTTCTATGTGAAAAGATTGCAGTTGATGCTGTCcaataattaactgttttaagaaTACATAATATTTCCTGAAATACCTGTGGATATAAATATATTAGTTAAGATTTGTCATAAGGAATCTTTAAATGGTCAGAAAAatcaataagaaaaaaagaatgaaactaGTTCTAATGGTCTTTCGAATAAAAAGTATGAGAAGATTCATTTCCATTGTCTTTGCTCTCTTCCTatggctttttcttttcttttcaagatcTTATATGGGTCTTCTCCAATAACAAATGACAAAACCAAAGAAGATTTTTTTCACCAGATGTTTCCAAATTGGACCCATCACTATTTGTGCATACTTGAGTTGCTACTGCATTTCAAATGGACCTGGATCGGTTTGTTTATTTTTGATGATGACAATGGAGATATGTTTGTACAGGAGATGCTTCCTTTATATTCTCAGAAGGGTATCTGTGTGGACTTCTTAGACGCATTCCCCAAAATATCTTTTTCAGGTGACATTGCTGAAACTGCGACAGAATGGTTTGCGACCTCACATATTGTCACAGGAAGTAACGCCAATACTGTTATTATACAAGGTGAAATATATTCTATGAGTGTCTTAAGAACAATTTTccacttttcaaaattttatgAAGTAACAATTGAAAGTAGAGTGTGGATTATGACAGCCCAGATGGATTTTGCATCTCCTAGTTTAGCAAGAAATTGGGACGTATATTTCCTTCACGGAGCTCTATCACTTGCCGTTCATACAAACCACCCTAGAGGATTCCAACAATTTCTGAAGGAAAGAGATCCTGCTTCAGAAAATAGAGATGGGTTTATTCAAATCTTCTGGAAAGATGTATTTAATTGTGATTTCTCAATTTCCAAGCTAGAAGAGAGGGATGAGGATATCTGCACTGGGGAAGAAAAATTGGATAATCTGCCTAGAACCCTATTTGATACAAACATGTCTGGCCACAGTTATAGTATCTACAATGCAGTTTACATTGTGGCACATGCTTTGCATGCCATAACTACCTCCAAATTGAAAGATAGAGTAAAGATAAAAAACACGAGACAACAATATCTTTTTGGAGAGCCCTGGCAGGTATCTTCCAAGAATGTTCTAGAGCTGTTTTTAATAGACAattaaagatttttatttttatttatttagtttgtcaaacatgtactagataacaagtataagtataaacatgaatattGAGACAAATTATCACCCACTTAAGTGCtgggaaataaatataaaagaggCAAAAATGCAGTTCTTCTCTTAACTtgtaaaatctatttttttatcaTAAATCTTGAGATATAATGATGGTTACCTTCTGGGGGaaactacaaaaattaaaataagatacATTATATCTAAATAATTAAAGAAGGCACAAATTTCTCTTTAtggtttttctcttttattttttaaatatagcttCTGAGTATGTGTTATATATTCAGAATGTTAAGAAGAGATGAAATATGTAAAGTATTAcatatttctgtatatatatatatatatacagaacatACACATATGTTTTGAGTATGtattcatatatacatattttttctttaactGTAAACACATTTTCTAACCATTAATACGTAATGATTTTATAATACCTTTATTACATTACCAAGTTAAACATCAAAATATAAACTAACGTAAGAGGAAAAAGGGGAACGGAATAATAGAACAGATTAAAAAGGGACAAAATaatatcatacacacacacacacacacacacacacacacacacacacacacacaaatacagtagtggccaaaagtgtatttttgaggtgtgatggctaataacaccactttttttggacttTCAAGATAATGATATTCCATTGCCAGAATGGCGTGGGAATACCCAGaatttaacccaattgaaaatctatagagccgactaaagaaacttgctagtcagaagcgacctggcaataaaacccagttaatagaagcaatcattcaatcttggtttcacattataacagctgcagaactaaaagacttggttcactccataggaagacattgtaagttcgtaattcatgctaaagtttacccaactaagtattaactgacatggtgataatttttgtatgtctctttttttctatggtgataatttttgtatatctcattttttctatgtgtttcacttttcttctttctactgtaactgctattctaatagcaaatccttcataaaagttattacattacattcttgattaagttatctttccattgatatatagttttatggtactactaaaaataaaaaaagtggtgttattacctagttttagaaaaaacgctttttccaaaaggtttccacaattttgaccactactgtctgtctgtctgtctgtctgtctgtctgtctgtatgtatgtatgtatgtatgtatgtatgtatgagtatgtatgtgtgtgtgtatatacatatacatatacacacacacacacacacacacacacacacacacacacacatatatgtaggtctttggttattcgggttttctcccgcgtaaaattggaagtgtcttggcgacgtttcgacgaagtctcattcgtcatcttcaggcttcagcttcgtgcttctgggagcaatgtgggattgcagctgtttcttcctttttaactgccagtgggggtttgaactgattgggtgggagcttggctgtgctctgattggatgggggttttttttgtgctctgattggctgggggtgcgtcctgtgttggtgggggcttggttgtgctcagattagtctgatttgcagggggatttgagctggtgagctgcactgctgttgtttggcttcgtgttcgtggtcgtgctacatcttcataatgggtgtctttctgctgtatgtatggattggaggggtttgaaatggctaatgttgcagctgcggtctggcttctggtccttggtcgtgcttcctgatcagtgtgggtttgggtctgctttctgggtggatgtgtggtggtgacatcctgtgtggacctcgtgagtgtgggtctggtgtcattcctcgtgttagggactcgtttgtcaataagggcgggtttccaaatggctggtaggcgggaggtatcatctcgtttgttcatgctgtgtgggcgtttttctatttcaatggcttctctgattattctgttgttaaagtgttcggtTTTACATTATTATCTTGCATgtctttcattatccaaactaggtatcatcatcaacTCTTCCTGCATCTTAGTTTTAAATTGTGTTAGAATTATTATGAAGATTCTCCCTGGCCTCATTTCCGCTCCATCTTCTCTTCAATTTAGCTCCATAGGTTTATAAGAAATACTTTCTTAACAAACAGTGCTGGAGAAAATATTTCCTTTGATGACAGTGGGCACATAATTGCTGGATTTGATATTTTCAACTGGGTCACGTATGAAAACAATACATTTACAAAAGTCAAAGTTGGATGGGTAGACCCAAACCCTTCCTCTTCTAAATGGCTCAACATTCATGAGGACTCCATTGTATGGCCCACAAGATTTAACCAGGTATAAATTTTGTACAGGTTTGGGCATAGCTTAACCtatatttctgaatattttaaaaaaaaccattgagTTGTTCATCTATTGAAACAATGTAGCCTTATGCTGATAGTATACATGCTTTGAATTTGATCTGCTGTATAGTTTAatttacatattattattattattattattattattattattattattattattattattattattattattatcaacaataacaataattttgaatgttcagtttttgaatgttcagttgattgagtttcatgtttaatgacttaagtaagtaagtaagtaagtaagtaagtaagtaagtaataataataataataataataataataataataat
Above is a window of Ahaetulla prasina isolate Xishuangbanna chromosome 4, ASM2864084v1, whole genome shotgun sequence DNA encoding:
- the LOC131197948 gene encoding vomeronasal type-2 receptor 26-like, which produces MDDCLPCPEGQYPNNHHDSCLPKQVVFLSYEDLLGTTLATTALIFACIATVVLGIFIKYQDTPIVKANNRNITYLLLVSLVLSFLCSLLFIGKPEKVTCLLRQTAFGIVFSVAISCVLAKTIIVILAFMASVPGSKMRGWLGKQLDNYIVVSCSLIQVVVCTIWLAISPPYPDADMNLVADEIILGCNEGSTVMFYCVLFYLLFLAIVGFSVAFQGRHLPDSFNETKFIFFSLLCFCSVWLSFFPTYLSTKGKYMVAVEIFSILSSSVGLLGCIFFPKCFVILLRPDLNTKKQLMRGKKEGM